One Aegilops tauschii subsp. strangulata cultivar AL8/78 chromosome 7, Aet v6.0, whole genome shotgun sequence genomic window carries:
- the LOC120968141 gene encoding receptor-like protein EIX1, translating into MSDLGILVQGTLIVLLCLLLSFPPPATASPLHEPASNVSCVTYERDALLSIKESLWEPSVNLSSWQGEECCTWKGVRCSYKTGHVVKLNLRGSAQDCLRYSTYRGAISHSLVTLQQLRYLDLSCNSFNWSEIPEFIGSFPSLRYLNLSYSLFYGRVCPQIGNLSKLAYLDLKLPSYNILYSSDLRWLSHLSSLKHLDLSYINLTTALDWVHEINRIPNLSKLYLKYTGLRSTVSVLGQSNLTALEVLDISQNYFNTTIAPHWFWNSTSLTSLNLFRCHFYGRIPEYIGNMASLEEVYFGGNNLMSNMIPSNFKNLCNLKILELSGSNTSGDISELMERLPNCTLNKMQVLDLGDNMLGGAMPSSPGPLTNLTCLALPQNKLTGPIPKWIWSLTELLILDLERNELHGVVTEDHLRSLTNLKILSLGHTLLQIKVSPNWVPPFKLQVVTLEGLQLGPAFPSWLRSQTSLGILLIANTTITTIPDWFWVAFSRAKVVDLSKNQITGALPATLEFMAAETMALSNNRFTGAVPKFPRNIKGMYLSVNSLSGSLPSDFGAPLLQYLSIYNNSISGSIPSSLCSLTQLALLDLSGNKLTGEVPSCEEDSNPPMHNLNVVNLHTNNLSGEFPRVFQSCPNLVFVDLSYNIFSGDLPVWMGVKLPYLAMLRLRYNMFSGQIPIEIGKIRELQFLDLAHNNFSGSVPNSLVNLSAMARTSGHSDVLYYAFSNRQGAHLYNSVYLSISFGETLSVLTKGQQLVFIYISDMVVLDLSCNSLTGVIPRDIGGLIGLRSLNLSLNSLSGAIPEKFGELKQLESLDLSNNELSGEIPSSMTALTSLSHMNLSYNNLSGKIPTGNQLQTFDASDYIGNIGLCGYPLTNNCTGNSSSRPTHVDHGDGSEDISLYVGLAVGYVLGLWVVFCVMLFKKRWRTAYFRFIEGLQDRIYVAVVLRWTNLKRKLGKT; encoded by the coding sequence ATGTCTGACCTCGGGATTCTTGTCCAAGGAACTCTGATAGTTTTGCTGTGCCTACTCCTCTCCTTTCCACCACCAGCCACAGCCTCTCCCCTCCATGAACCAGCTTCAAATGTGAGTTGTGTCACGTACGAGAGGGACGCGCTTCTCTCCATCAAGGAGAGCCTCTGGGAGCCCAGTGTCAACCTCTCGTCATGGCAAGGTGAAGAATGCTGCACCTGGAAAGGCGTCAGGTGCAGCTACAAAACCGGCCACGTCGTCAAGCTCAATCTTCGTGGAAGTGCTCAAGACTGCCTCAGATACTCTACGTATAGAGGTGCGATAAGCCACTCCTTGGTTACTTTACAGCAACTGAGGTATCTAGACTTGAGCTGCAATAGCTTCAACTGGTCTGAGATACCGGAGTTCATTGGTTCTTTTCCGAGCCTTAGATATCTAAACCTTTCATATAGCTTGTTCTATGGGAGAGTATGCCCGCAGATTGGGAACCTCTCCAAGCTTGCCTACCTGGATCTCAAACTCCCAAGTTATAACATATTGTACTCAAGTGATCTTCGGTGGTTATCACACCTGTCATCACTGAAGCACCTCGACTTGAGCTATATTAACCTTACCACTGCACTAGACTGGGTCCATGAAATTAACAGGATTCCAAATCTTAGCAAGCTTTACCTAAAGTACACAGGCCTAAGAAGCACAGTTTCTGTCCTTGGTCAATCCAATCTTACGGCACTCGAGGTGCTTGACATTTCACAGAACTACTTTAACACCACCATTGCTCCACACTGGTTTTGGAACTCAACGTCCCTCACTTCTCTGAACTTGTTTCGTTGTCACTTCTATGGTCGTATTCCTGAATATATTGGTAATATGGCCTCTCTCGAGGAAGTTTATTTCGGGGGGAATAATCTTATGTCCAATATGATACCATCAAATTTCAAAAATCTATGCAACCTGAAGATACTAGAATTGTCAGGCAGCAACACCTCAGGGGATATCTCAGAGTTGATGGAGCGGTTACCAAACTGTACTTTGAACAAGATGCAAGTGTTGGACTTGGGAGATAATATGCTAGGTGGGGCCATGCCCAGTAGTCCCGGGCCTCTTACAAACCTGACCTGCTTGGCCCTACCTCAAAATAAGCTTACAGGCCCTATACCCAAATGGATATGGTCACTCACCGAGTTGCTTATTTTGGACTTAGAAAGAAACGAACTACATGGCGTAGTCACTGAAGATCACCTAAGAAGCCTTACAAATTTGAAGATCTTAAGTTTGGGCCACACACTTCTTCAGATCAAGGTCAGTCCGAATTGGGTTCCTCCATTCAAACTACAAGTAGTTACCTTAGAAGGTTTGCAGCTAGGACCAGCATTCCCGTCATGGCTTAGATCACAGACAAGCCTTGGGATCCTATTGATTGCAAATACAACCATAACTACAATCCCAGATTGGTTTTGGGTTGCCTTTTCAAGGGCAAAAGTGGTGGATCTATCCAAAAATCAGATAACTGGCGCACTACCAGCAACACTGGAATTTATGGCAGCAGAAACAATGGCTCTGTCCAACAACAGATTTACTGGCGCAGTTCCAAAATTCCCAAGAAATATTAAAGGCATGTACTTGTCAGTAAACTCTTTATCGGGGTCGTTGCCATCAGATTTCGGAGCCCCGTTGTTGCAGTATCTTAGTATTTATAACAATTCAATATCAGGCTCCATTCCATCTTCGTTATGCTCATTGACACAGTTGGCTCTGCTAGATCTATCAGGGAACAAGCTGACAGGAGAAGTTCCAAGTTGCGAAGAGGATTCTAACCCACCCATGCATAATCTTAATGTGGTAAATTTGCATACCAACAACCTCTCAGGAGAGTTCCCAAGAGTCTTTCAAAGCTGCCCCAACCTTGTTTTTGTTGATCTTTCATATAACATATTCTCCGGAGACCTACCTGTCTGGATGGGGGTGAAGTTACCGTACTTAGCAATGTTACGTCTGCGGTACAATATGTTTTCTGGCCAGATTCCCATTGAAATTGGAAAGATTCGAGAGCTACAGTTTTTAGATCTTGCACACAACAACTTCTCAGGAAGCGTGCCGAACTCATTAGTTAACTTGAGTGCAATGGCCCGCACTTCTGGACATAGTGATGTTCTTTATTATGCCTTCAGTAATAGACAAGGGGCTCATCTGTACAACTCAGTATATCTCTCTATTTCTTTCGGGGAAACTTTATCTGTTCTTACAAAAGGACAACAACTTGTATTTATCTATATCTCAGACATGGTGGTTCTTGATTTGTCATGTAACAGTTTAACCGGAGTGATCCCTCGAGATATTGGTGGTCTCATTGGATTAAGAAGTCTGAACTTGTCATTGAACAGCTTAAGTGGTGCAATCCCAGAAAAATTTGGTGAGCTCAAGCAATTGGAATCTCTTGACCTGTCAAACAATGAACTTTCAGGAGAGATCCCTTCAAGCATGACTGCTCTTACCTCTTTGAGCCATATGAACCTGTCATACAACAATCTTTCCGGAAAGATACCAACTGGAAATCAACTACAGACTTTTGACGCATCTGACTACATTGGGAACATTGGTTTATGTGGTTACCCCTTGACGAACAACTGTACAGGAAATAGTTCAAGTCGACCTACACATGTAGATCATGGAGATGGATCGGAGGATATATCCCTTTACGTTGGTTTGGCTGTTGGGTATGTCCTTGGCCTTTGGGTGGTCTTCTGTGTGATGCTATTTAAAAAAAGATGGAGAACTGCTTATTTCAGATTTATTGAAGGGCTGCAGGACAGGATTTATGTGGCAGTGGTACTGAGATGGACCAATCTGAAGAGGAAACTTGGTAAAACTTAA
- the LOC120970894 gene encoding LOW QUALITY PROTEIN: transposon Tf2-1 polyprotein (The sequence of the model RefSeq protein was modified relative to this genomic sequence to represent the inferred CDS: substituted 5 bases at 5 genomic stop codons) → MPPWERFRELCLLRFGPPIRGSRLAALGRLPFTSTVQDYADRFQALACHAPGVSATQRAELFVGGLPDHIRMDVELRDPPDLQTAMYYARAFEQRAQALQQPAGRGGRHPSRPAPTPPSPGRLPPATTTAPPATTRTFRRLSPAEQQERRRQGLCFNCDEPYTPTHVCPRLFYLETVDYTEADDSTDEPPTAAAADTPADSTATACVVSLHALAGIRGERTMLLPVTVHGERLVALLDTGSTHNFLPAATMRRLELPTTGGERLRITVANSDRLRCHGLARDVPISIGGEHFSITCAGIDLGCFDFILAVDFLQTLGPILWDFDALSMTFWRLGRRIRWDGLGAAQRALRRATGSSTRPGIRPSYSPRTGLHPRGGSALPLPSAAEGXVGATVCPYARGRHHPDLHVALLRAGASRPXVGRHVAFLHRLSRPQHAHAQGQVPYTGGRRAPGXAPWGALLHQARSPVGLSSGAHASXRHRQDGVSHPPWPLRVLGDALRPRQRPGDFLGPDERRPSTLLTAHLQHVAIVFNELRAHHLHLKSSKCSFGTPTVAYLGHVISADGVAMDADKVAAVSAWPTPHSPRALRGFLGLAGYYRKFIREFGLVVAPLTRLLRRDAFAWDDEATMAFEALKGALTTGPVLQMPDFDRPFVVDCDASGTGFGAVLHQGDGPLAFFSRPFAPRHLKLAAYERELIGLVQAVRHWRPYLWGRSFHIRTDHYSLKFLLDQRLSTVPQHQWISKLFGFDFSVEYRPGRLNIVADALSRRDSDLASSTDESAGAALCIRSGPTFGLFADIRHATVTADDAVLLQQQLTASDLEEPWRFSDGLLLHGRRIFVPAHDDLRHQVLQLAHSAGHEGVQKTLHRLRADFYIPGDRALVRDWVRSCQTCQRNKTETLRPAGLLXPLEVPSQVWADISMDFIEGLPKVGGKSVILTVVDRFSKYAHFIALGHPYTAASVARVQLRLSTAFHPQTDGQSEVVNKVIAMYLRCVTGDRPRAWVDWLSWAEYCYNTSYHPTLRATPFEVVYGRPPPPILPVDPETARTEVAGDLICTRDEMLAEVRQRLLQAQQLAKNYYDDHHREAEFAVGDWVWLRLLHHSTQSLDPRAKRKLGPRYAGPFPILERIGKVAYRLQLPARARIHDVFHVGMLKPFRGEPPAAPPALPPLADGRILPEPAKVLQAQLRRGVWFVLVQWAGLPEEEATWEQRDEFRQHYPDFQLKDELFAQAGRDVMTGLVYTRKRPTGH, encoded by the exons ATGCCACCATGGGAGCGCTTCCGGGAGCTTTGTCTCCTCCGGTTCGGGCCTCCTATCCGCGGGAGCCGACTGGCGGCCCTCGGCCGCTTGCCTTTCACATCCACGGTGCAGGACTACGCCGACCGCTTCCAGGCCCTGGCATGCCATGCGCCAGGCGTCTCCGCGACTCAGCGCGCCGAGTTATTTGTGGGCGGATTACCGGACCATATTCGCATGGACGTCGAGCTCCGGGATCCCCCCGACCTCCAGACGGCCATGTACTACGCCCGGGCCTTCGAACAGCGGGCTCAGGCGCTGCAGCAACCGGCCGGCCGGGGCGGCCGCCATCCCAGTCGACCAGCGCCGACTCCACCATCACCGGGCCGGCTTCCTCCAGCCACGACGACCGCACCTCCGGCCACCACCCGGACCTTCCGTCGGTTGTCACCGGCCGAGCAACAGGAGCGTCGCCGTCAGGGCCTCTGCTTCAACTGTGATGAGCCCTACACGCCGACCCATGTCTGCCCCCGCCTATTTTACTTGGAGACGGTCGACTACACCGAGGCGGACGACTCGACCGATGAGCCACCAACCGCGGCGGCCGCGGACACGCCCGCGGATTCCACGGCGACGGCGTGCGTCGTCTCCCTCCACGCTCTCGCCGGCATCCGTGGCGAACGGACCATGTTGTTACCGGTGACGGTCCATGGCGAGCGGCTGGTGGCCCTGCTGGATACTGGCTCCACCCATAACTTCCTGCCCGCGGCGACCATGCGTCGGCTAGAACTGCCGACCACGGGCGGGGAGCGCCTGCGGATCACGGTGGCAAACAGCGATCGCCTCCGGTGCCATGGGCTCGCCCGCGACGTTCCCATCTCCATCGGTGGCGAGCACTTCTCCATTACATGTGCAGGCATCGACCTCGGCTGCTTCGACTTCATCCTCGCGGTGGATTTTCTCCAGACCCTCGGGCCCATCCTGTGGGACTTCGACGCACTCTCAATGACGTTCTGGCGGCTGGGCCGCCGCATCCGGTGGGACGGCCTTGGGG CAGCACAACGAGCTCTTCGACGAGCCACGGGGTCTTCCACCCGCCCGGGGATACGACCATCATATTCACCTCGTACCGGGCTCCACCCCCGTGGCGGTTCGGCCCTACCACTACCCTCAGCTGCAGAAGGATGAGTTGGAGCGACAGTGTGCCCTTATGCTCGCGGGAGGCATCATCCGGATCTCCACGTCGCCCTTCTCCGCGCCGGTGCTTCTCGTCCGTAAGTCGGACGGCACGTGGCGTTTCTGCATCGACTATCGCGCCCTcaacacgctcacgctcaaggaCAAGTTCCCTATACCGGTGGTCGACGAGCTCCTGGATGAGCTCCATGGGGCGCGCTTCTTCACCAAGCTCGATCTCCGGTCGGGCTATCATCAGGTGCGCATGCATcctgacgacatcgccaagacGGCGTTTCGCACCCACCATGGCCACTTCGAGTTCTTGGTGATGCCCTTCGGCCTCGCCAACGCCCCGGCGACTTTCTAGGCCCTGATGAACGACGTCCTTCGACCCTACTTACGGCG CACCTCCAGCACGTCGCCATCGTCTTCAACGAGCTTCGGGCGCACCACCTCCACCTTAAGAGCTCGAAGTGCTCGTTCGGAACACCTACCGTCGCCTACCTCGGCCATGTCATCTCGGCCGACGGGGTGGCTATGGACGCCGACAAGGTGGCGGCCGTCTCTGCATGGCCGACGCCTCACTCGCCGCGGGCTCTCCGCGGGTTCCTCGGCCTCGCCGGCTACTACCGGAAATTCATCCGGGAGTTCGGGCTCGTCGTGGCGCCCCTCACGCGGCTGCTTCGCCGCGACGCTTTCGCCTGGGACGACGAGGCGACGATGGCGTTCGAGGCCCTCAAGGGGGCCCTCACGACGGGCCCCGTCCTCCAGATGCCCGACTTCGACCGCCCGTTCGTGGTGGACTGTGACGCCTCGGGCACCGGGTTCGGCGCCGTGCTTCATCAGGGCGATGGGCCCCTCGCTTTCTTCAGCCGGCCTTTCGCTCCACGCCATCTTAAGCTGGCGGCATACGAGCGGGAGCTCATTGGCCTTGTACAGGCCGTTCGTCATTGGCGGCCGTACTTGTGGGGACGGTCCTTCCACATTCGCACGGACCACTACAGCCTGAAGTTCTTGCTGGACCAACGGTTGTCGACCGTGCCGCAGCACCAGTGGATCAGCAAGCTCTTCGGCTTCGACTTCTCCGTCGAGTATCGGCCGGGCCGTCTTAACATCGTGGCCGACGCGCTGTCCCGTCGCGACTCCGACCTTGCTTCCTCCACCGACGAGTCCGCCGGGGCGGCCCTGTGCATCCGCTCCGGGCCGACGTTCGGTCTCTTCGCCGACATTCGCCACGCCACTGTGACGGCCGACGACGCCGTCCTTCTTCAGCAGCAGCTCACGGCCAGTGACCTGGAGGAGCCTTGGCGCTTCTCTGACGGACTGCTTCTCCATGGGCGCCGGATCTTTGTTCCGGCGCATGATGATCTCCGTCACCAGGTGTTACAGCTCGCCCACTCGGCGGGTCATGAGGGTGTGCAGAAAACCCTCCATCGTCTTCGCGCCGACTTCTACATCCCTGGCGATCGCGCCCTGGTCCGCGATTGGGTTCGGTCTTGTCAGACATGCCAGCGCAACAAGACGGAGACCCTGAGGCCGGCTGGCTTACTTTAGCCTTTGGAGGTGCCGTCTCAGGTTTGGGCGGATATCTCCATGGACTTCATcgagggccttcccaaggtgggcGGCAAGTCGGTCATTCTCACGGTGGTCGACCGCTTCTCCAAGTACGCCCACTTCATCGCGCTCGGCCATCCGTACACGGCGGCGTCAGTGGCCC GTGTCCAACTCCGCCTGAGTACGGCGTTCCATCCTCAGACAGATGGTCAGTCCGAGGTGGTTAACAAGGTCATTGCCATGTATTTGCGTTGTGTGACAGGTGATCGGCCTCGCGCTTGGGTGGATTGGCTCTCTTGGGCGGAGTACTGCTACAATACCTCTTATCACCCCACCCTACGCGCGACGCCGTTTGAGGTGGTCTATGGTCGACCACCCCCGCCTATACTTCCGGTGGACCCGGAGACGGCTCGGACGGAGGTTGCGGGTGACCTTATCTGCACTCGTGACGAGATGCTTGCTGAGGTTCGTCAGCGTCTCCTTCAGGCACAGCAGCTGGCCAAGAACTACTACGACGATCATCATCGCGAGGCGGAGTTCGCGGTGGGTGATTGGGTGTGGCTGCGTCTCCTCCACCACTCTACGCAGTCACTCGACCCGCGCGCGAAGCGCAAGCTCGGCCCTCGCTACGCCGGGCCCTTCCCTATCTTGGAGCGCATTGGGAAGGTGGCCTATCGTCTTCAGCTTCCAGCCCGCGCTCGCATCCACGACGTCTTCCATGTTGGGATGCTCAAGCCTTTCCGTGGCGAGCCACCGGCGGCTCCTCCGGCGCTTCCTCCACTCGCTGATGGTCGCATTCTTCCCGAGCCGGCAAAGGTCTTGCAGGCGCAGCTCCGTCGTGGCGTCTGGTTCGTCCTCGTTCAGTGGGCGGGCCTTCCGGAGGAGGAGGCTACTTGGGAGCAGCGTGACGAATTCCGCCAACACTATCCAGACTTTCAGCTCAAGGACGAGCTGTTTGCGCAGGCGGGGAGAGATGTTATGACCGGTTTGGTCTATACCAGAAAGAGGCCCACCGGGCATTAG